Proteins from a single region of Gammaproteobacteria bacterium:
- the rsxC gene encoding electron transport complex subunit RsxC, with the protein MQRLFQFHGGVQLKEHKRDATAQPVQAARLPRQLVLPLQQHIGTPAEAIVAVGDKVRKGQLIAKPVGVISAPVHASSSGTVVAIAKHAVSHPSHLSAPCIIIDTDGEERWTEDRQPVADYHQLPPEAIRARIRDAGIVGMGGAGFPAHVKLDPSQHAVDTLILNGAECEPYITCDEMLLREHALEVIVGLRIMRYALQARRCIIGIENNKKAAFLALREQVRNTGADFIDVVQVPTVYPTGGEKQLIQVLTGMEVPSGGLPLDIGVVCHNVGTAYAVYRAIEFGEPLISRYVTVAGSVAKARNLDVLIGTPVIDLIEECGGNRNTLSRVILGGPMMGVALHDVTVPVTKTTNCILAFAKTGDVPLASKGSQPMPCIRCGNCAEACPVDLLPQQLYWYARAKDFDKIQDYHLFDCIECGCCDYVCPSQIPLVHYFRYAKTEIWAQQHEKALANIARERHQFREQRLEREKLEKQQRHQQKRAALDAQKGDAGSSADAAKKAAIQAAMERAKNKREANTIQPRNIDNLTPDQQRKIDEANARRKALEARADVGAAQDSEQ; encoded by the coding sequence ATGCAACGCCTGTTTCAATTTCACGGTGGTGTTCAACTCAAGGAACACAAGAGGGATGCCACCGCGCAGCCGGTGCAGGCCGCGCGGCTGCCCCGGCAACTGGTGCTGCCCCTGCAACAGCACATCGGCACACCCGCCGAGGCCATCGTGGCGGTAGGCGACAAGGTGCGCAAGGGCCAGCTGATCGCCAAACCCGTCGGCGTGATCAGCGCACCCGTACATGCCTCCAGCTCCGGCACGGTGGTGGCCATTGCCAAGCACGCGGTATCACATCCCTCGCACCTGAGCGCACCCTGCATCATCATCGACACCGATGGCGAGGAACGCTGGACCGAGGACCGACAGCCCGTCGCCGACTACCACCAGCTGCCGCCTGAAGCGATTCGCGCGCGCATTCGCGATGCCGGCATCGTCGGCATGGGTGGCGCGGGCTTTCCCGCCCACGTCAAACTCGATCCTAGCCAGCATGCCGTCGACACACTGATTCTCAACGGTGCCGAATGCGAGCCGTACATTACCTGCGACGAGATGCTGCTGCGTGAACACGCGCTGGAGGTTATCGTCGGCCTGCGCATCATGCGCTATGCGCTGCAGGCCCGGCGCTGCATCATTGGCATAGAGAACAACAAGAAGGCGGCCTTCCTTGCCCTGCGCGAACAGGTGCGCAATACCGGCGCCGATTTCATCGACGTGGTGCAGGTGCCGACTGTGTATCCCACCGGCGGGGAAAAACAGCTGATTCAGGTACTGACCGGCATGGAAGTTCCCTCCGGCGGACTGCCGCTGGACATCGGCGTTGTCTGTCACAACGTCGGCACCGCCTATGCCGTTTACCGTGCCATCGAATTTGGCGAGCCACTTATTTCACGTTATGTAACGGTGGCCGGCAGTGTCGCAAAGGCGCGCAATCTGGATGTGCTGATCGGCACGCCGGTTATCGATCTTATCGAAGAATGCGGCGGCAACCGCAACACACTCAGCCGCGTGATTCTGGGCGGCCCGATGATGGGCGTCGCCTTGCACGACGTAACCGTACCCGTTACCAAAACCACCAACTGCATTCTGGCATTCGCCAAAACCGGCGATGTGCCGCTGGCATCCAAAGGCAGCCAGCCCATGCCCTGCATTCGCTGCGGCAACTGTGCAGAGGCCTGCCCGGTGGACTTGCTGCCGCAACAGCTGTACTGGTATGCGCGCGCCAAGGATTTCGACAAGATACAGGATTACCATCTGTTCGATTGCATCGAGTGCGGCTGCTGTGACTATGTCTGTCCCAGCCAGATTCCGCTGGTGCACTATTTCCGTTATGCGAAAACGGAAATCTGGGCTCAACAGCACGAAAAAGCCCTGGCCAACATCGCCCGCGAACGTCACCAGTTTCGCGAACAACGCCTGGAGCGCGAGAAGCTGGAGAAACAGCAACGTCACCAGCAAAAACGTGCGGCGCTGGATGCCCAGAAGGGCGACGCCGGGAGCAGCGCCGATGCCGCCAAAAAGGCCGCCATCCAGGCGGCGATGGAGCGGGCAAAAAACAAACGCGAGGCCAACACCATCCAACCCAGAAATATCGACAACCTCACGCCCGACCAGCAACGAAAAATCGATGAGGCAAATGCCCGGCGCAAGGCGCTCGAAGCCCGGGCCGATGTCGGCGCCGCACAGGACAGCGAACAATGA
- the rsxB gene encoding electron transport complex subunit RsxB has product MLAAIIALCILAAIFGLLLGYAAIRYKVEGDPLVEKIDALLPQTQCGQCTYPGCRPYAEAIARGEADINQCPPGGETTIIALADLLGRDPKPLNPEHGVEEDIKTVAVIDEQICIGCTLCIQACPVDAILGAAKQMHTVIAAECTGCDLCLPPCPVDCIEMVPVATDINHWKWPKPDDTVPKQPQPEKTR; this is encoded by the coding sequence ATGCTAGCGGCAATCATCGCCTTATGCATCCTGGCGGCCATTTTTGGCCTGCTGCTGGGTTATGCCGCCATCCGCTACAAGGTGGAAGGTGATCCGCTGGTGGAAAAGATTGATGCCCTGCTGCCACAGACCCAGTGCGGCCAGTGCACCTATCCCGGCTGCCGTCCCTACGCCGAGGCCATCGCCAGGGGCGAGGCCGATATCAACCAGTGCCCTCCTGGTGGCGAGACCACCATCATTGCCCTGGCGGATCTATTGGGCCGCGATCCCAAACCGCTGAACCCGGAGCACGGCGTTGAGGAAGACATCAAAACCGTGGCCGTGATCGATGAACAGATCTGCATCGGCTGCACCCTGTGCATCCAGGCCTGTCCGGTGGATGCCATCCTGGGCGCCGCCAAACAGATGCACACCGTGATCGCCGCCGAATGCACCGGTTGTGATCTGTGCCTGCCACCCTGTCCGGTGGATTGCATCGAGATGGTGCCGGTGGCCACCGACATCAATCACTGGAAGTGGCCCAAGCCCGACGACACGGTGCCGAAGCAGCCGCAACCGGAAAAGACCCGCTGA
- the rsxA gene encoding electron transport complex subunit RsxA — MQEYALILVSTVLVNNFVLVKFLGLCPFMGVSRKLETATGMALATTFVLTLSSVASYLVNEYLLAPLGLEYLRTITFILVIAVVVQFTEMVVHKTSPLLYQVLGIFLPLITTNCAVLGVALLNVQQHHGFLQSAVYGFGASVGFSLVLILFAAMRERITVADVPESFRGAAIALITAGLMSMAFMGFSGLVKG; from the coding sequence ATGCAAGAATACGCCCTCATCCTCGTCAGCACCGTGCTGGTCAACAACTTCGTGCTGGTGAAGTTTCTTGGCCTGTGCCCGTTCATGGGCGTATCGCGCAAACTGGAAACGGCCACCGGCATGGCGCTGGCGACGACCTTTGTGCTGACCCTGTCCTCGGTCGCCAGTTATCTGGTCAACGAATACCTGCTGGCACCACTGGGCCTGGAATACCTGCGCACGATCACCTTTATTCTGGTGATCGCGGTGGTGGTGCAGTTCACCGAGATGGTGGTGCACAAAACCAGCCCGCTGCTGTATCAGGTGCTGGGTATCTTTTTACCGTTGATCACCACCAACTGTGCGGTACTGGGTGTCGCCCTGCTGAACGTGCAGCAACATCACGGCTTTCTGCAATCCGCCGTTTACGGGTTTGGCGCCTCGGTCGGTTTTTCGCTGGTGCTGATTTTATTTGCCGCCATGCGTGAACGCATCACCGTGGCCGATGTGCCGGAGAGCTTTCGCGGCGCAGCCATCGCACTGATCACCGCCGGCCTGATGTCGATGGCCTTTATGGGCTTTTCCGGGCTGGTCAAAGGTTAA
- the metG gene encoding methionine--tRNA ligase has protein sequence MSLPSHTQPRKILVTSALPYANGSIHMGHMVEYIQTDIWVRFQKMRGHRCTYVCADDAHGTPIMLRAQNEGITPEQLVARIGEEHRADFAAFDIGFDNYHSTHSPENRELAEMIYGRLKANGHISTHTIEQAYDPEKEMFLPDRFVRGTCPKCGAEDQYGDNCEACGATYDPTELINPVSAVSGATPIRKESEHLFFRLADFQEMLAEWTRAGHLQAEVSNKLDEWLQGELREWDISRDSPYFGFEIPGATGPSGDKKYFYVWLDAPMGYFASFKNLCERREDLDFDEYLRPDTTTELYHFIGKDIISFHALFWPAVLAGANLRTPTAVYAHGFLTINGQKMSKSRGTFINARNYLDHLDPEYLRYYFAAKLTSRIDDLDLNFEDFIARVNSDLVGKVVNIASRCAGFISKKCGGKLSANCSDPALYQRFVDAGETIAELYENREFSQAMREIMALADLANQYIDEQKPWVLAKDEATAGQAQAVYSMGVNLFRVLMTYLKPVLPVMAAKVEAFLDIDLLHWNSCREPLCDHTIKTFQPLMTRVELEKIDAVLEDAKKALAAEPAQASSSTTSKQARKASTKPTDKPTSNEGQTMDPIADNPVAPMIDYDDFARIDLRIARIVKAEHVEGADKLLQLTLDLGGEARNVFAGIKSAYAPQDLEGKLTVMVANLAPRKMRFGVSEGMVLAAGPGGKDLWILEPHEGAQPGMRVK, from the coding sequence ATGAGCCTTCCGTCCCACACACAGCCCCGCAAGATTCTCGTCACCAGCGCCCTGCCCTATGCCAATGGCAGTATCCACATGGGCCACATGGTCGAGTACATCCAGACCGATATCTGGGTGCGTTTCCAGAAAATGCGCGGTCACCGCTGCACCTACGTGTGTGCGGACGACGCCCACGGCACGCCCATCATGCTGCGCGCGCAGAACGAGGGCATCACCCCGGAACAGTTGGTGGCCCGCATCGGCGAGGAACACCGCGCCGATTTTGCCGCCTTCGACATCGGCTTCGACAATTATCACAGCACCCACTCGCCGGAAAACCGCGAGCTGGCCGAGATGATCTATGGCCGCCTCAAGGCCAACGGCCACATCAGCACCCACACCATCGAGCAGGCCTACGACCCGGAAAAGGAGATGTTCCTGCCGGATCGCTTCGTGCGCGGCACCTGCCCCAAGTGCGGTGCCGAGGACCAGTACGGTGACAACTGCGAGGCCTGCGGCGCCACCTACGACCCCACCGAGCTGATCAATCCGGTGTCGGCAGTGTCCGGCGCCACGCCGATCCGCAAGGAATCCGAGCACCTGTTTTTCAGACTCGCCGATTTCCAGGAGATGCTCGCCGAGTGGACCCGCGCCGGCCACCTGCAGGCCGAGGTCAGCAACAAGCTGGACGAATGGCTGCAAGGTGAGCTGCGCGAATGGGATATCAGCCGCGACAGCCCCTATTTTGGCTTCGAGATTCCCGGTGCGACCGGCCCTTCCGGTGACAAAAAGTATTTCTACGTGTGGCTGGACGCGCCCATGGGCTATTTCGCCAGTTTCAAGAATCTCTGCGAGCGCCGCGAGGATCTGGACTTTGACGAGTACCTGAGGCCCGACACCACCACCGAGCTCTACCATTTCATCGGCAAGGACATCATCAGCTTCCACGCCCTGTTCTGGCCGGCGGTGCTGGCGGGGGCGAACCTGCGCACCCCCACCGCGGTGTACGCACACGGCTTTCTGACCATCAACGGGCAGAAGATGTCCAAGTCCCGCGGCACCTTTATCAACGCCCGCAACTATCTGGATCACCTCGACCCGGAATACCTGCGCTACTATTTCGCCGCCAAACTCACCAGCCGCATCGACGACCTCGACCTCAACTTCGAGGATTTCATCGCGCGGGTGAACAGCGACCTGGTCGGAAAGGTGGTCAACATCGCCAGCCGTTGCGCCGGTTTCATCAGCAAAAAGTGCGGTGGGAAATTGTCCGCCAACTGCAGCGACCCGGCGCTGTATCAACGCTTCGTCGACGCCGGCGAGACCATCGCCGAGCTGTACGAAAATCGCGAATTCAGTCAGGCCATGCGCGAGATTATGGCTTTAGCGGATCTCGCCAATCAGTACATCGACGAACAAAAACCCTGGGTGCTGGCCAAAGACGAGGCCACCGCCGGGCAGGCGCAGGCCGTGTATTCCATGGGCGTCAACCTGTTCCGCGTGCTGATGACCTACCTCAAACCGGTGCTGCCGGTGATGGCGGCAAAGGTCGAGGCCTTTCTCGATATCGACCTACTGCACTGGAACAGCTGCCGGGAGCCGCTGTGTGACCACACCATCAAAACGTTCCAACCGCTGATGACCCGCGTCGAGCTGGAAAAAATCGACGCGGTGCTGGAAGACGCCAAAAAGGCACTGGCGGCAGAACCGGCTCAGGCCAGTAGTTCGACGACCAGCAAACAGGCGAGAAAAGCCTCTACCAAACCCACTGACAAACCAACCTCAAACGAAGGGCAGACCATGGACCCCATCGCCGACAACCCTGTTGCGCCAATGATTGACTACGACGACTTCGCCAGGATCGACCTGCGCATCGCGCGCATCGTCAAGGCCGAGCACGTCGAGGGCGCCGACAAACTGCTGCAACTGACCCTGGATCTCGGCGGCGAAGCCCGTAACGTCTTCGCGGGCATCAAAAGCGCCTACGCGCCGCAAGACCTCGAAGGCAAACTCACGGTGATGGTCGCCAATCTCGCCCCACGCAAGATGCGCTTCGGCGTCTCCGAAGGCATGGTGCTGGCCGCCGGACCGGGCGGCAAGGATCTGTGGATCCTGGAACCCCATGAAGGGGCGCAGCCGGGAATGCGGGTGAAATAA
- the apbC gene encoding iron-sulfur cluster carrier protein ApbC yields the protein MSSVTREQVESAIKQYIDPCLQLDLVSAKCIKNIAIEGDKATVDVQLGFPAKGHEAALISKLKEQITAIDGISDAIINVTTKVEAHSAQKGVKPIKGVKNIIAIASGKGGVGKSTTAVNLALALKAEGATVGILDADIYGPSQPRMLGVSDKPESPDGKSLSPLMGHGIQSMSIGYLIEEETPMIWRGPMVTQALEQLLNDTNWTDVDYLIIDLPPGTGDIQLTLAQKVPVSGAIIVTTPQDIALLDARKALKMFEKVDVTVLGIVENMSIHICSKCGHEEHIFGQGGGQSMSEQYGVDLIGALPLDIQIRQEVDAGTPTVAADPDGRIAQIYREIARRVAAKLSLKAREFSAKFPNIVIQNN from the coding sequence ATGAGCAGCGTCACCCGCGAACAGGTTGAATCCGCTATCAAACAATACATTGATCCCTGTCTGCAGCTGGATCTGGTGAGCGCGAAGTGTATCAAAAACATCGCCATCGAGGGGGATAAAGCTACGGTGGATGTGCAGTTGGGCTTTCCCGCCAAGGGCCATGAGGCCGCCCTGATCAGCAAGCTGAAAGAGCAGATCACCGCTATCGACGGCATCAGCGACGCGATCATTAATGTCACCACCAAGGTGGAGGCGCACAGCGCGCAAAAGGGCGTGAAGCCGATCAAGGGCGTGAAGAACATTATCGCCATCGCCTCGGGCAAGGGCGGTGTCGGCAAGTCCACCACGGCGGTGAATCTGGCGCTGGCGCTGAAGGCCGAAGGCGCCACCGTCGGTATTCTGGATGCCGATATCTATGGCCCCAGTCAGCCGCGCATGTTGGGTGTCTCCGACAAACCCGAATCCCCTGATGGCAAATCCCTGTCGCCCTTGATGGGCCACGGCATCCAGTCCATGTCCATCGGTTATCTCATCGAAGAGGAAACTCCGATGATCTGGCGCGGCCCGATGGTCACCCAGGCCCTGGAGCAGTTGCTGAATGACACCAACTGGACTGACGTGGATTATCTGATCATCGACCTGCCGCCGGGTACCGGCGACATCCAGCTGACCCTGGCGCAGAAGGTGCCGGTGAGCGGCGCGATCATCGTCACCACGCCGCAGGACATCGCCCTGCTGGATGCGCGCAAGGCGCTGAAGATGTTCGAGAAGGTGGATGTGACGGTGTTGGGCATCGTGGAAAACATGAGTATCCATATCTGCTCCAAGTGTGGTCACGAGGAGCATATCTTCGGTCAGGGCGGCGGACAGAGCATGTCCGAACAATACGGTGTGGACCTCATCGGCGCCCTGCCGCTGGACATCCAGATTCGCCAGGAAGTGGATGCGGGTACGCCGACGGTGGCGGCGGATCCTGATGGTCGCATTGCCCAGATCTATCGGGAGATCGCCCGTCGTGTCGCGGCCAAGCTTTCCCTGAAGGCCAGGGAGTTCAGCGCCAAGTTCCCGAATATTGTGATTCAAAATAACTAA
- the dcd gene encoding dCTP deaminase, with protein MGIKSDKWIRRMAEQQGMIEPFASGQVREADGNRIISYGTSSYGYDVRCADEFKIFTNINSAVVDPKNFDDNSFVDVKADVCIIPPNSFALARTVEYFRIPRDTLTICLGKSTYARCGIIVNVTPLEPEWEGHVTLEFSNTTTLPAKIYANEGVAQMLFFTGDEVCETSYKDRGGKYQGQTGVTLPKT; from the coding sequence GTGGGTATCAAGTCAGACAAGTGGATTCGCCGCATGGCGGAACAGCAGGGCATGATCGAGCCCTTTGCATCGGGGCAGGTGCGTGAGGCCGACGGCAATCGCATCATTTCCTACGGTACATCCAGTTATGGTTATGACGTGCGTTGCGCCGACGAATTCAAGATCTTCACCAATATCAATTCGGCGGTGGTCGATCCCAAGAACTTCGACGACAACAGTTTTGTGGATGTGAAGGCCGACGTCTGCATCATCCCGCCGAACTCGTTTGCCCTTGCCCGTACCGTGGAATATTTCCGCATCCCGCGCGACACGCTCACTATCTGCCTGGGCAAATCCACTTATGCGCGTTGCGGCATCATTGTCAATGTCACGCCGCTGGAGCCGGAATGGGAAGGCCACGTGACTCTGGAATTTTCCAACACCACCACCCTGCCGGCCAAGATCTACGCCAACGAGGGCGTGGCGCAGATGCTGTTCTTTACCGGTGACGAAGTGTGCGAGACCTCCTACAAGGACCGCGGTGGAAAGTACCAGGGACAGACTGGAGTCACCCTGCCAAAGACCTAG
- a CDS encoding DUF1194 domain-containing protein: MNVFKKWTISTSFALALGGLVPGTASAVPLELALVMDGSGSVGASGWSLQLAGYQNAFASGTFYDTYVAPSSYDSLWVRAYQFGTSVVEETNWFQITDNASATTFGNMFTVANMSYNGGLTNTEGAIQVATNDILTNGIDGAKTVIDISTDGNPTTCAGVDPHTSASCNTTADGDARLAANAARDANITINALGVGSGIDQNYLQALVGINPADTPTGFFLMANNFNDFAGVIQTKLGREITDVPEPASLALMGLGLIGLGAARRRKKAA; encoded by the coding sequence ATGAACGTTTTCAAGAAGTGGACAATCTCTACCAGCTTTGCGCTCGCGCTAGGCGGCCTGGTACCCGGCACCGCCTCCGCCGTACCATTGGAACTGGCCCTGGTGATGGACGGCTCCGGCAGCGTTGGGGCTTCCGGCTGGTCGCTGCAGCTCGCCGGTTACCAGAACGCCTTCGCCTCCGGCACCTTCTATGACACCTATGTCGCCCCCAGCAGCTACGACAGCCTGTGGGTGCGCGCCTATCAATTTGGCACCTCCGTGGTGGAAGAGACCAACTGGTTCCAGATTACCGACAACGCCTCCGCCACCACCTTTGGCAACATGTTCACCGTGGCGAACATGTCTTACAACGGTGGCCTTACCAACACCGAAGGAGCTATACAGGTCGCCACCAATGATATCCTCACCAATGGTATTGATGGGGCAAAAACGGTGATCGACATCTCCACCGACGGCAATCCGACAACCTGTGCCGGTGTAGACCCCCATACCTCAGCAAGCTGCAATACGACCGCTGACGGGGATGCAAGACTGGCCGCCAATGCCGCGCGTGACGCCAATATCACCATCAATGCCCTGGGCGTCGGGTCCGGTATCGACCAAAACTACCTACAGGCCCTGGTGGGCATCAATCCGGCGGATACCCCCACCGGCTTCTTCCTGATGGCCAACAACTTTAACGACTTCGCTGGTGTTATCCAGACCAAGCTGGGCAGAGAGATCACTGATGTGCCGGAACCGGCCTCGCTGGCCCTGATGGGACTGGGACTGATCGGCCTGGGTGCTGCGCGCCGCAGAAAAAAGGCCGCATAA
- a CDS encoding DUF3108 domain-containing protein, with amino-acid sequence MNKQPSSHRLKRPRLSVYGCLGTLLIGLGSSHAAALPEQFSATYDVKKSGVTIGETQRTLQREGDAYLFESITRPVGIAKLFTSGQVIERSHWAYFQGQPRPLQYTLFNSGGKKDRRVQLDFDWEKNRVINTVDNQPWTMPLEHDTSDKLLYQLRIMQDLSTTATTATTLRYPVADGGKLKYYDIEILGQERIKTALGTFDTVRLRYIKGSRKTTMWCARELAYLPVRIEQRKDDDSPVIAVLTSVRGL; translated from the coding sequence ATGAATAAGCAACCATCCTCTCATCGCCTGAAACGGCCAAGGCTATCGGTATACGGCTGCCTCGGCACCCTGCTGATCGGCCTGGGAAGCAGCCATGCCGCCGCCCTGCCCGAGCAGTTTTCCGCCACCTACGACGTCAAAAAGTCGGGCGTCACCATCGGCGAGACCCAACGCACACTCCAGCGTGAGGGCGACGCGTACCTGTTTGAATCCATTACCCGCCCGGTCGGCATCGCCAAGCTGTTTACCAGCGGACAGGTCATCGAACGCAGCCACTGGGCCTATTTCCAGGGCCAGCCACGCCCCCTGCAGTACACCCTCTTCAACAGCGGCGGCAAAAAGGATCGTCGCGTACAGCTGGATTTTGACTGGGAAAAGAATCGGGTCATCAACACCGTCGACAACCAGCCCTGGACGATGCCGCTGGAGCACGACACCTCGGACAAACTGCTGTATCAGTTGCGCATCATGCAGGACCTCTCCACCACCGCCACCACCGCCACCACCTTACGCTACCCGGTGGCCGATGGCGGCAAACTGAAATATTACGACATCGAGATCCTCGGCCAGGAACGCATCAAGACTGCGCTGGGAACTTTTGACACCGTGCGTCTGCGCTATATCAAGGGCAGTCGCAAGACCACGATGTGGTGCGCCAGGGAGCTGGCCTACCTGCCGGTGCGCATTGAACAACGCAAGGATGACGACAGCCCAGTCATCGCCGTCCTGACCTCGGTCAGGGGCCTGTAG
- a CDS encoding lysylphosphatidylglycerol synthase transmembrane domain-containing protein, with translation MTDKSPPPAATTGRDRAPRKHPLVTALRYLIGALLLAGLILAVERWIGWSTLLSPWRTLAPGALAAGIILVFLSYSLRALRVYDYFLADTRGRFALCLRLSLQHNLLNNLLPMRSGELSFPLLMAHGFAIPAMRSVPALLWFRLLDLHTLIAFALLVLGERFIGQTAGALLGLAWMVLPWLGFQLYGAWQRRLRHHPGTIGKFLHQVLESLPQQPRLFWRSWLWTLLNWAIKLAVFAWILTLFADIPLGTAWIGATLGDFTSVLPIHGIAGAGTYEAGVVAGLAPFGIPPTTALQAAVNLHLFVLGCTLLSGLVSLLLPGQPLPKTTPTTVTPHE, from the coding sequence GTGACCGACAAATCCCCACCCCCCGCAGCCACCACAGGCCGCGACCGCGCCCCGCGAAAGCACCCGCTGGTCACGGCCCTGCGCTACCTCATCGGCGCACTGCTGCTGGCGGGGCTGATCCTGGCAGTGGAACGCTGGATCGGCTGGTCGACCCTGCTGAGCCCCTGGCGGACACTGGCCCCCGGCGCCCTGGCCGCGGGCATTATACTGGTATTTTTGAGCTACAGCCTGCGTGCCCTGCGCGTCTACGACTATTTTCTGGCCGACACCCGCGGTCGGTTTGCGCTGTGCCTGCGGCTGTCCCTGCAACACAACCTGCTCAACAACCTCCTGCCCATGCGCTCCGGCGAACTGAGCTTTCCCCTGCTGATGGCCCACGGCTTCGCCATACCCGCGATGCGTTCCGTGCCCGCCCTGCTGTGGTTTCGGCTGCTGGACCTGCACACCCTCATCGCCTTTGCCCTGCTGGTGCTCGGCGAACGCTTCATCGGCCAGACCGCCGGGGCCCTGCTGGGGCTCGCCTGGATGGTCCTGCCCTGGCTGGGGTTCCAACTCTATGGCGCCTGGCAGCGACGTCTGAGACACCACCCCGGTACCATCGGAAAATTCCTGCATCAGGTGCTGGAGAGCCTGCCGCAACAGCCCCGCCTGTTCTGGCGCTCGTGGCTGTGGACCCTGCTCAACTGGGCGATCAAACTGGCGGTATTCGCCTGGATTCTCACCCTGTTTGCCGACATCCCGCTGGGCACCGCATGGATAGGCGCCACCCTGGGGGACTTCACCAGCGTATTGCCCATCCACGGCATCGCCGGTGCGGGCACCTACGAGGCCGGGGTCGTCGCCGGCCTGGCGCCGTTCGGCATCCCACCCACCACCGCCCTGCAGGCCGCCGTGAACCTGCACCTGTTCGTGCTAGGCTGCACCCTGCTGTCTGGCCTGGTGAGCCTGCTGCTGCCCGGTCAGCCCCTCCCGAAAACCACGCCCACCACGGTGACCCCGCATGAATAA